One window from the genome of Leptospirillum ferriphilum encodes:
- a CDS encoding chemotaxis protein CheA, translating to MSDAFDNEEMKEILQDFLTEAEEMLEGLDTYFVQLESRPDDRTLLNEIFRTAHSIKGSAGFIGLNRIVEVAHHAENVLNQLRQGQMRAEPLVIDIILEAMDALKLLVKEVRTGNPADVDIESLSQKLDLLMQWGEDVQSESAQEQEGEGAREHPEEPVGEALPETPGPSETPLLPEAFQVEDEELAAGQTEEEAGAGKPVPAKQPVPPSRSLSPKGDSLPPSASEGPSAGAGESDQTIRVETSRLDNVMNLVGELVLGRNRLVRLSGDQSGLQDVQQQLKEISEAVAQLSRVTTDLQLAVIKTRMQPIRKVLGKFPRMVRDLSRKMGKDVRLELSGEETELDKSVIEEIGDPLVHIIRNAIDHGLESPGERQASGKPAEGVVRIGAYQEGNSIVIEVSDDGKGINVERVKQKAIEKRLISEADADRMSEGELVNLIFLPGFSTAEKITDVSGRGVGMDVVRTNINKINGSVEVRTTPGTGSTFIIRLPLTIAIIQALMVTIGAEVYAIPLQTVVETVKITREEVKTLSGSDVLNLRDQVLPLLRLRDEFKVPDTDSADSSRCYVVVVQLGSRLLGLVVDRLPYQEEVVIKSMGPLLSGIRGMAGATITGDGKVVLILDVAEILQDIQLRQQSGAVQTGYQTAMNRT from the coding sequence ATGTCTGACGCGTTTGACAATGAAGAGATGAAGGAGATTCTTCAGGATTTTCTGACGGAAGCGGAAGAGATGCTGGAAGGTCTCGACACGTATTTCGTCCAGCTGGAATCCCGTCCCGATGACCGGACCCTCCTGAACGAAATCTTTCGCACCGCCCACAGCATCAAGGGGTCGGCCGGCTTCATCGGCCTCAACCGGATCGTCGAAGTCGCCCATCATGCGGAAAACGTGCTGAACCAGCTGCGTCAGGGACAAATGCGTGCCGAACCGCTGGTCATCGATATCATTCTGGAGGCGATGGATGCCCTGAAGCTTCTGGTCAAGGAAGTCCGCACGGGAAATCCCGCGGATGTGGATATCGAATCCCTGAGCCAGAAGCTCGATCTCCTGATGCAGTGGGGGGAGGACGTTCAGTCGGAGTCGGCGCAGGAACAGGAAGGGGAGGGTGCAAGGGAGCACCCGGAGGAGCCTGTCGGGGAAGCGCTTCCCGAAACACCCGGGCCTTCGGAGACACCCCTCCTCCCGGAAGCGTTTCAGGTCGAGGACGAAGAGCTGGCTGCCGGACAAACAGAAGAAGAGGCGGGGGCCGGGAAGCCGGTTCCCGCGAAACAACCGGTCCCGCCCTCCAGAAGTCTTTCTCCGAAAGGGGATTCTCTTCCGCCTTCCGCTTCCGAAGGGCCATCGGCAGGTGCGGGGGAGTCCGACCAGACGATTCGGGTGGAAACGTCCCGTCTCGACAACGTGATGAATCTCGTCGGAGAGCTGGTGCTGGGGAGAAACCGGCTGGTGCGTCTGTCGGGAGACCAGTCCGGTCTTCAGGATGTCCAGCAGCAGCTGAAGGAAATCTCGGAGGCCGTTGCCCAGCTGTCGCGCGTGACGACGGATCTCCAGCTGGCGGTGATCAAGACCAGGATGCAGCCGATCCGGAAGGTTCTCGGGAAATTTCCCCGGATGGTGCGGGACCTTTCCCGTAAAATGGGCAAGGATGTGCGCCTGGAACTGTCGGGGGAAGAAACCGAACTCGACAAGTCGGTGATCGAAGAGATCGGGGACCCGCTCGTCCATATCATCCGGAACGCCATTGATCATGGTCTTGAGTCTCCCGGGGAGCGACAGGCTTCCGGAAAGCCGGCGGAAGGGGTCGTGCGGATCGGAGCCTATCAGGAGGGAAATTCGATCGTGATCGAGGTGTCCGACGACGGGAAGGGAATCAACGTCGAACGGGTCAAGCAGAAGGCGATCGAGAAGCGTCTGATTTCAGAGGCCGACGCCGACCGGATGTCGGAGGGAGAACTCGTCAACCTGATCTTCCTTCCGGGATTTTCGACCGCCGAAAAAATTACGGATGTCTCCGGGCGGGGGGTCGGCATGGATGTGGTCCGGACCAACATCAACAAGATCAATGGTTCGGTCGAAGTCCGGACCACCCCGGGAACCGGTTCGACGTTCATCATCCGTCTGCCCCTGACCATCGCCATTATCCAGGCCCTGATGGTGACGATCGGGGCCGAAGTTTATGCGATTCCCCTTCAGACGGTGGTCGAAACGGTCAAGATCACCCGGGAAGAGGTCAAGACCTTGTCCGGGTCGGATGTCCTGAACCTGCGGGATCAGGTGCTTCCCCTGCTTCGGCTTCGGGACGAGTTCAAGGTGCCGGACACGGATTCCGCCGATTCTTCCCGGTGCTATGTGGTCGTCGTGCAGCTCGGTTCCCGTCTCCTGGGTCTCGTCGTCGACCGTCTGCCCTACCAGGAGGAGGTTGTCATCAAGAGCATGGGGCCCCTTCTCTCCGGTATTCGCGGAATGGCGGGAGCCACGATCACCGGAGACGGAAAAGTCGTCCTGATCCTGGACGTCGCGGAGATCCTTCAGGACATCCAGCTCCGGCAGCAGTCGGGCGCCGTCCAGACCGGGTACCAGACCGCCATGAATCGCACCTGA
- a CDS encoding methyl-accepting chemotaxis protein, with protein MRFSLGKKIQLATALTLLLVLGASGALVLVSASKDLMKQEKGRSDMMAQSIIKGLSTVMMSVNAPVMSHNLIDDQKKLDGVLRVQMIRPDGVQAFYDNKTIQKVNDWRHYKAYALRIFFTSPKHRTGHFATDPRFQQVVRYGKAVSYRENVDGKPALTKLFPVRFENNCYLCHGYQAKQKVMAVLRISTPLTELNAARHRLVLQIVLFFGGAIALLLLILSLTIRTIAIRPLHGVVDVIESTAEGDLTRTIASRTSDEIGELVSHFNTMVGKLRTLVMRQRDVGNRAMEATRDMVKSLEGIRGRADQETGQIQTAAAATEELSRSLGDVAKNTRTAADLSNKTDEEARKGLESIQKASTELGRISDVVGQASESIQELGKSSDQISEIVNIIDEIAEQTNLLALNAAIEAARAGEQGKGFAVVADEVRKLAERTTRSTHQISETIQSIQSLTEKSVKVMTKGSRELGELIGVMRSASDLLSGIVSAVREVTVQVNQIAMATTEQSQAVDQVAGAVESSSVGIQTIRQFALEASEAATGLENRMQELERYIGQFRIGE; from the coding sequence ATGCGATTCAGTCTGGGAAAAAAAATACAGCTTGCGACCGCCCTGACTCTCCTGCTCGTTCTGGGAGCGTCCGGAGCGCTGGTTCTTGTCAGTGCGTCCAAGGACCTGATGAAACAGGAAAAAGGTCGTTCGGACATGATGGCCCAGTCCATTATCAAAGGGCTGTCCACCGTCATGATGTCGGTCAACGCCCCGGTCATGAGCCACAACCTGATCGACGACCAGAAAAAACTCGACGGCGTTCTGCGCGTCCAGATGATCCGTCCGGACGGGGTCCAGGCCTTCTACGACAACAAGACGATCCAGAAAGTGAATGACTGGCGCCATTACAAGGCGTATGCGCTCAGGATCTTTTTCACGTCCCCGAAGCACCGCACCGGCCACTTTGCCACGGATCCCCGTTTTCAGCAGGTGGTCCGGTACGGGAAAGCCGTTTCCTACCGGGAAAATGTCGACGGAAAACCGGCGCTGACCAAGCTGTTCCCGGTGCGTTTCGAGAACAACTGTTATCTCTGCCACGGATACCAGGCGAAACAGAAAGTGATGGCGGTTCTGCGGATCTCCACGCCCCTGACGGAACTGAACGCCGCCCGTCACCGGCTCGTGCTCCAGATCGTTCTGTTCTTCGGCGGTGCGATCGCCCTTCTTCTCCTGATTCTCTCCCTCACGATCCGCACCATCGCCATCCGGCCTCTGCATGGAGTGGTGGATGTGATCGAATCGACGGCCGAAGGGGATCTGACCCGCACCATCGCTTCCCGGACGTCGGACGAGATCGGCGAACTGGTCTCCCATTTCAATACCATGGTCGGCAAGCTCCGGACGCTGGTCATGCGTCAGCGGGATGTCGGGAACCGGGCCATGGAAGCGACGCGCGACATGGTCAAGAGTCTCGAGGGGATCCGGGGACGGGCCGACCAGGAAACCGGACAGATCCAGACTGCCGCGGCAGCGACGGAAGAGTTGTCGCGGTCTCTGGGGGATGTGGCCAAAAACACCCGTACCGCGGCCGATCTTTCCAACAAGACGGACGAAGAAGCCCGGAAGGGCCTGGAATCCATCCAGAAGGCGTCGACGGAGCTGGGCCGGATTTCGGACGTGGTGGGACAGGCCTCCGAGAGCATCCAGGAGCTCGGGAAGAGTTCGGACCAGATTTCGGAGATCGTGAACATCATCGACGAGATTGCCGAGCAGACAAATCTTCTTGCCCTGAACGCCGCCATTGAGGCGGCCCGGGCGGGAGAACAGGGGAAGGGGTTTGCCGTGGTGGCCGACGAGGTCCGGAAACTGGCCGAGAGGACCACGCGGTCCACGCATCAGATTTCCGAAACGATCCAGTCGATCCAGTCCCTGACGGAAAAGTCCGTGAAAGTGATGACGAAGGGATCCAGGGAACTGGGAGAATTGATCGGAGTGATGCGGTCGGCATCCGATCTTCTCTCCGGCATTGTGTCCGCCGTTCGGGAAGTCACGGTCCAGGTGAACCAGATCGCCATGGCGACGACCGAACAGAGCCAGGCGGTCGACCAGGTCGCCGGAGCGGTGGAAAGCTCGTCCGTCGGTATCCAGACTATCCGTCAGTTTGCGCTGGAAGCCTCGGAGGCGGCAACCGGACTTGAAAACAGGATGCAGGAACTCGAACGCTATATCGGCCAGTTCCGGATCGGCGAATAA
- a CDS encoding chemotaxis protein CheW has protein sequence MPDRIAMDQETAPERTLGGLVDFGTDVLQMVSFRLSGEDYAVDVMAVQEINRLSDMTRVPRAPYFVDGVINLRGKILPVINLRKLLGFPPLTAVTEDMRMIVVSAEGSLAGLTVDEVDQVLRIPKSRVEEQKDLGIGKSLGDFIQGVAHMEERLVTLLDIGKLLSVRIA, from the coding sequence ATGCCGGACAGGATCGCGATGGACCAAGAGACAGCTCCGGAAAGGACGCTGGGCGGACTTGTGGATTTCGGAACCGACGTTCTGCAGATGGTCAGTTTTCGATTGTCCGGCGAGGATTATGCAGTGGATGTCATGGCGGTCCAGGAAATCAACCGTCTTTCCGACATGACGAGGGTGCCCAGGGCTCCTTATTTCGTGGATGGTGTCATCAACCTCCGGGGAAAGATCCTTCCGGTGATCAATCTCCGGAAGCTTCTGGGATTCCCTCCGCTTACCGCCGTGACAGAAGACATGCGGATGATCGTCGTGAGCGCGGAGGGGTCCCTGGCCGGACTGACGGTGGATGAAGTCGACCAGGTTCTCCGGATTCCGAAGAGCCGGGTGGAGGAGCAGAAGGATCTGGGGATCGGAAAGTCCCTGGGAGACTTCATCCAGGGCGTCGCCCATATGGAAGAGCGGCTCGTGACACTGTTGGATATCGGAAAACTTCTGTCTGTCCGGATCGCATGA
- a CDS encoding chemotaxis response regulator CheY, whose translation MDFNMKVLVVDDFSTMRRIVKNTLRQIGFTQIEEAEDGQKAFDRLMSEKFDFVVSDWNMPNMTGIDLLRKVRAEPTLKHLPFLMVTAEAKQENVVEAIKAGVSNYIVKPFTVATLQDKIAKIFKDK comes from the coding sequence GTGGATTTCAATATGAAGGTTCTGGTTGTCGATGATTTTTCGACCATGAGGAGGATCGTCAAGAACACCCTCCGCCAGATCGGGTTCACCCAGATCGAAGAAGCCGAGGACGGACAAAAGGCGTTCGACCGGCTGATGTCCGAAAAATTCGATTTTGTCGTCAGCGACTGGAACATGCCGAACATGACGGGGATCGATCTTTTGCGGAAAGTCCGGGCCGAGCCCACCCTCAAGCACCTGCCTTTCCTTATGGTGACGGCGGAAGCCAAGCAGGAGAACGTCGTCGAGGCGATCAAGGCCGGGGTTTCGAACTATATCGTCAAGCCGTTTACTGTGGCGACCCTCCAGGACAAGATCGCGAAGATATTCAAGGACAAATAA
- a CDS encoding sigma-70 family RNA polymerase sigma factor: protein MPMDLDEDTLKEFAVTVKFFALRYSHRLPPELDIDDLISAGMGGLLDAARRFDPARGIKFKTLAEHRIRGAMLDEIRAADWMPRSVREKLTHVQQVKTELIARYKREPTRQEIAARMEMTEEEFDRLSVDIEPHHLVSLEDLMDPEDGDSPSLLDRLSAPQEGDPLASLLQNEVSEKLCQALDRLPEKQRLVLSLYYYEELTMKEVARVVGVSESRVSQIHGQALAALKQSLVETSETENVSSRQTVRHGG from the coding sequence ATGCCGATGGATCTTGATGAGGACACACTGAAAGAATTTGCTGTCACGGTCAAGTTCTTTGCGCTGCGATATTCCCATCGACTGCCTCCCGAGCTGGACATCGACGATCTGATCAGCGCCGGTATGGGAGGGCTTCTGGATGCGGCCCGGCGTTTCGACCCTGCCCGCGGGATCAAGTTCAAGACGTTGGCGGAGCACCGGATCCGGGGGGCGATGCTCGATGAAATCCGGGCGGCGGACTGGATGCCCCGTTCCGTCCGGGAGAAGCTGACCCATGTGCAGCAGGTGAAAACCGAGCTGATTGCCCGGTACAAACGCGAGCCGACCCGCCAGGAGATCGCGGCCCGGATGGAGATGACGGAAGAAGAGTTCGACCGCCTGTCGGTCGACATCGAGCCCCATCATCTGGTGAGTCTGGAAGACCTGATGGATCCGGAAGACGGAGACAGTCCCTCTCTCCTTGACCGGCTGTCGGCCCCTCAGGAGGGGGATCCGTTGGCCAGCCTCCTCCAGAACGAGGTGTCCGAAAAGCTGTGCCAGGCCCTCGACCGGCTTCCGGAAAAACAGCGTCTTGTCCTGTCCCTGTATTACTATGAAGAGCTGACAATGAAAGAGGTGGCGCGGGTTGTGGGTGTCAGCGAATCCCGGGTTTCCCAGATCCATGGGCAGGCTCTCGCCGCGCTGAAACAATCTCTTGTCGAAACGTCTGAAACGGAAAACGTCTCTTCCCGGCAGACGGTCCGTCATGGTGGCTGA
- a CDS encoding flagellar biosynthesis protein FlhF, with product MVIRTFEGEDMQDVLRKVKKELGTEAVILGSQTRKRTGSRECVVVTAGLPGIDPPWLGTTPKGDPVSSSGEETRQLREEVATLRETVLKFEKEWGDGAREKKMETVRPVGFLTEGVEEEAFPGPKGEMDVATGLLERAGVKGDAREDLLKALQSVSYSPAEFQDPDRTGSLLQYLVARQIRVSGSFLDRSSKKGAQVILLAGPTGVGKTTTIAKLAAGFTLKHGKKVRLINLDTYRIGALEQLRIYGDLMGLPVDVAGTPERFLEILEAGSVSPEDLILVDTAGMSSRETAKLKPFIDGALSRPHLDLNVSLVLAASAKTDDLDDALERFMPLSLRSLILTKLDETNCLGSVYPFLSRAPVPVSYVTTGQRVPDDIEVAHPGKLSQWILGGFR from the coding sequence ATGGTCATCCGGACGTTCGAAGGGGAGGATATGCAGGATGTCCTCCGGAAAGTGAAAAAAGAACTCGGCACGGAGGCCGTCATCCTGGGTTCCCAGACCCGAAAAAGGACGGGATCCCGGGAGTGCGTCGTGGTGACGGCAGGTCTTCCGGGGATTGATCCGCCCTGGCTTGGAACGACTCCCAAAGGGGACCCGGTGTCCTCTTCCGGGGAAGAAACCCGCCAATTGCGCGAGGAAGTCGCCACCCTCCGGGAGACAGTCCTGAAGTTCGAAAAGGAATGGGGCGACGGGGCCCGGGAGAAGAAAATGGAGACTGTCCGACCGGTCGGGTTTCTGACGGAGGGGGTGGAGGAAGAAGCGTTTCCCGGCCCGAAGGGGGAGATGGATGTCGCGACAGGCCTTCTGGAGCGTGCCGGTGTCAAGGGTGACGCCCGCGAGGATCTTCTGAAGGCGCTTCAATCCGTTTCCTACTCCCCGGCCGAATTTCAGGATCCCGACCGGACAGGCTCTCTTCTGCAATATCTGGTGGCCCGCCAGATCCGGGTGTCCGGATCATTTCTGGACCGGTCCTCGAAAAAGGGGGCCCAGGTGATTCTTCTGGCGGGACCGACCGGGGTGGGGAAGACCACGACGATCGCGAAACTCGCGGCCGGCTTTACCCTGAAGCATGGGAAAAAAGTCCGTCTCATCAATCTCGATACCTACCGGATAGGGGCTCTGGAGCAGCTCCGGATCTACGGGGACCTGATGGGGCTTCCCGTCGACGTCGCCGGAACCCCCGAACGATTTCTCGAGATTCTTGAGGCGGGTTCAGTTTCTCCGGAAGACCTCATCCTCGTGGATACGGCGGGCATGTCCTCCCGGGAAACGGCGAAACTCAAGCCTTTCATTGATGGTGCGCTGTCCCGGCCCCATCTGGATTTGAACGTGTCTCTGGTCCTCGCGGCTTCGGCGAAAACGGACGATCTCGATGACGCCCTGGAGCGTTTCATGCCGCTGTCTTTGCGGTCCCTGATCCTCACCAAGCTGGACGAAACCAATTGTCTGGGGTCTGTTTATCCATTTTTGTCCAGGGCTCCCGTACCGGTCTCTTACGTGACGACGGGCCAGCGTGTTCCCGACGATATCGAGGTGGCCCATCCGGGCAAGTTGTCCCAATGGATTCTCGGAGGGTTCCGATAG
- a CDS encoding CheR family methyltransferase codes for MNRTFPVRLARVLAEVTGIHHDPARHYLLESRLSGLVERFKLDSLESLGILLEKTPTDEGLWPHVYDAISTGETYFYRDQPGLDRFFSALPPRSSFGTEPVRILSVGCSSGEEVYTLALMAMEAGRLEDFRLEGIDLSFGQIEKARAGVYGQRSVRRVPEDLLKRAFQQEQSHYRVRDRVRSITRFSRGNILSVVPPPDSYEGILCRNVIIYFDDETRKKLINIFYRLVSPGGVLLTGTGELLPDGGAPFQIESRNGIVLYHKK; via the coding sequence GTGAACCGCACCTTTCCGGTCCGTCTGGCCCGGGTGCTGGCGGAGGTCACGGGGATCCATCACGATCCGGCAAGACATTACCTTCTGGAAAGCCGGCTCTCCGGACTGGTGGAGCGATTCAAGCTCGACTCCCTCGAATCGCTGGGGATTCTTCTTGAAAAAACGCCGACGGACGAGGGACTCTGGCCACATGTGTACGACGCCATTTCCACCGGTGAAACCTATTTCTACCGGGATCAGCCGGGTCTTGACCGTTTCTTTTCCGCCCTTCCCCCCCGCTCATCTTTTGGGACCGAGCCGGTGCGCATTCTGTCGGTGGGATGCTCGTCCGGCGAAGAGGTCTATACCCTCGCCCTCATGGCCATGGAAGCGGGCCGATTGGAGGATTTCCGCCTGGAAGGGATCGATCTCTCCTTCGGCCAGATCGAAAAGGCCCGCGCCGGTGTTTATGGACAGCGCTCCGTTCGCCGTGTTCCGGAGGATCTCCTGAAAAGAGCCTTCCAGCAGGAACAATCCCACTATCGGGTCCGGGACAGGGTCCGTTCCATCACCCGCTTTTCCCGCGGCAACATTCTGTCGGTTGTCCCTCCCCCGGACAGCTATGAAGGCATCCTTTGCCGGAACGTGATCATCTACTTCGATGACGAAACCCGGAAAAAGCTGATCAACATATTTTATCGTCTCGTTTCTCCAGGTGGGGTTCTGCTTACGGGGACAGGAGAATTGCTTCCGGATGGCGGCGCCCCTTTCCAGATCGAATCCCGGAATGGTATCGTCCTTTACCATAAAAAATGA
- a CDS encoding chemotaxis protein CheB has product MTRVLVVDDSRTFRKALRLIFSRSPDIAVVGEAESAEEALSLLGALSPDVVTLDIEMPGMGGLLLAERIRTDFSARILVVSGQTHLGSRTAVEALLKGAHDILEKPADMETNPLFRASVLRKVRELSGMSVPLPVCREPLVPSSGMRSRDFPSLLAVGGSTGGPASLSALLGKISGEAVPPVLVVQHMAPAILPHLAERLQQEFGLESRMAFQGEILLPGTLRIAPGGVHIRLEKNGKGELVVRLEDDAGHSPHVPSIDRLFESVAHAVGEKAIGVLLSGLGDDGARGLLSIRKAGGETLAEAPETAAAPGMPSAAIGLKAVQHVLPAASLGVALAEWFRERSS; this is encoded by the coding sequence ATGACACGCGTTCTGGTGGTCGACGATTCCCGAACCTTCCGGAAGGCGCTGAGACTGATATTTTCCCGGTCTCCGGATATTGCGGTGGTCGGAGAAGCCGAATCCGCCGAGGAGGCGCTTTCTCTTCTCGGGGCATTGTCTCCGGACGTGGTGACGCTGGATATCGAAATGCCGGGCATGGGCGGGCTGTTGCTCGCCGAGCGGATCCGGACGGATTTTTCCGCCCGGATCCTGGTCGTCAGCGGGCAAACCCATCTCGGGTCCCGCACGGCGGTGGAGGCTCTTTTAAAAGGCGCCCACGATATTCTCGAGAAACCGGCGGACATGGAGACCAATCCGCTTTTCCGGGCGTCCGTCCTCCGGAAAGTCCGGGAACTATCCGGGATGAGTGTCCCGCTTCCGGTCTGTCGGGAACCGCTGGTTCCTTCGTCCGGCATGCGGTCCCGTGATTTTCCCTCCCTCCTTGCCGTGGGAGGGTCCACGGGGGGGCCGGCCTCCCTGTCCGCTCTTCTCGGGAAGATTTCGGGTGAGGCTGTTCCGCCGGTACTGGTCGTCCAGCACATGGCGCCGGCGATCCTCCCTCACCTGGCAGAACGGCTGCAACAGGAGTTCGGGCTCGAGTCCCGGATGGCGTTTCAGGGAGAGATCCTTCTTCCGGGAACCCTCCGGATCGCGCCGGGGGGGGTCCATATCCGCCTGGAGAAAAATGGGAAGGGAGAACTGGTGGTGAGGCTGGAAGACGATGCGGGGCATTCGCCGCACGTTCCGTCCATCGACCGCCTGTTCGAATCCGTGGCGCATGCGGTTGGCGAAAAGGCGATCGGGGTCCTTCTGTCCGGTCTCGGAGACGACGGGGCGCGAGGCCTCCTGTCCATCCGGAAGGCCGGAGGAGAAACTCTGGCGGAAGCTCCCGAAACCGCGGCGGCTCCGGGAATGCCGTCGGCCGCCATCGGTCTGAAAGCGGTCCAGCATGTGTTGCCGGCGGCTTCACTCGGCGTCGCACTGGCCGAATGGTTCCGGGAACGGTCCTCCTGA
- a CDS encoding MinD/ParA family protein: MNDQAEGLRNRESLLAAVEKKSSPPRIISVTSGKGGVGKTNVTANLAYAFSETFGKKVLVLDADMGLGNMDVLFNLRPRWTLRDFLFDNRSLSDVLVEGPAGIRILPAASGVEEMTALSPEQNLKLISAFDQLEADFDILLIDTGAGISENVLTFNLASQETLIVVTPEPTSRTDAFALMKVLNRRYSGKPLLFLSNMVRDRREGLELFDLVSRVADRFLPDLNLSFAGFLPQDPSVTQAVRSQKALSEMLPGAPFSAAIRQVARDLLARVPEPGVPSGIGLLMKRLAGKEG; encoded by the coding sequence ATGAACGACCAGGCGGAAGGTCTCCGGAACCGCGAGTCCCTGCTCGCCGCGGTAGAAAAAAAGAGTTCTCCTCCCCGGATCATTTCCGTCACCAGCGGAAAAGGGGGTGTGGGCAAGACGAATGTGACCGCCAATCTGGCGTATGCGTTTTCGGAGACCTTCGGGAAGAAGGTTCTCGTCCTCGATGCCGACATGGGCCTCGGAAACATGGACGTTCTCTTCAATCTCCGTCCACGCTGGACGCTACGGGATTTTCTGTTCGACAACCGGTCTCTCTCGGACGTGCTTGTCGAAGGTCCCGCAGGAATCCGCATCCTGCCCGCCGCGTCCGGTGTCGAGGAAATGACGGCCCTGTCTCCCGAGCAGAATCTCAAGCTCATTTCCGCCTTCGATCAACTGGAGGCCGACTTCGATATCCTGCTGATCGATACGGGGGCGGGAATCTCCGAAAATGTGCTGACCTTCAATCTGGCGAGCCAAGAAACGCTCATCGTCGTGACTCCCGAACCCACGAGCCGCACGGATGCCTTCGCCCTGATGAAGGTCCTGAACCGGCGCTATTCGGGAAAACCACTGCTGTTCCTGTCGAACATGGTGCGCGACCGCCGGGAAGGGCTGGAGCTGTTCGATCTCGTGTCCCGGGTAGCCGATCGTTTTTTGCCGGATCTGAATCTGTCGTTTGCGGGATTCCTGCCGCAGGATCCTTCCGTGACCCAGGCGGTGCGATCCCAGAAAGCGTTGAGCGAAATGCTTCCGGGGGCGCCTTTTTCGGCGGCGATCCGGCAGGTGGCCCGCGATCTTCTTGCCCGTGTTCCGGAACCGGGAGTGCCATCCGGAATCGGGCTTCTGATGAAACGTCTGGCGGGGAAAGAAGGATGA